In Naumovozyma castellii chromosome 1, complete genome, one DNA window encodes the following:
- the VPS54 gene encoding Vps54p (ancestral locus Anc_3.257) has protein sequence MSNEEKRQNSQHSLSKGPTNMEPPKIVLPNNPIKSTQILDDDSGSLNDDLLSVHESATALRRPSMDSMSIRKSFESSRVGRNNYISSFSFDRGGHSGSMDYSPLGNNAIFEVVMNTRRKNWLSYPTTLDIPPVTLSKNEIDTNWKKDIGNYVENIKNEYEIFQNANNLRNMNRLEQLKRMKSYSHTGDSTTSVDVPENSDSDESYRNDNDIKEINQVPDFFFEKQFQLDNQRTFHRVLGDIDLRLTSLTTDDQKKRDEANLELRDKLSDYLDAVENLLVTEISKSSHKFFHALSEVDEIQERASHTVSELDELVKLLEFTDKEKIQKKLDNIQLLFKRKNIEKLEQGLLQVKLILNKTTECRKVYEDEKFNECLNMIKSIDYLIKGDDSMDSTVQEWTSNWPYKLVHLKTLPALSETREFLTNMKIEIGGKYSIQLADDLLSDLRDFCKNKNTQQTIVRLQCGTSDKSSLKFEEKFQNSIKTLIHELNRCEELASSFKLYQDKFIVELKSIIKNYLPHEPHHLPATESSQDLVQNQKPSSSGSKLSRLIKEQTPMEFQDMIMNIFTQTSEALRRLYGHQKLLLDISLSEIASIDSSSENQHNMITQLDIRGGINEAIRIIQLRMGKIIAVRREMTSTLRADHFLKLYSICVLFIQECETLSGEFLTKYLSDVLAAQLKNYISGGESRNIRTIQKKIEIEKWTPFIVESSVQRDVNDIVSSIDLDPINWTAVLDLTQETETDFEENGVATDGNPPGHRKSVVVGDKTFVASASLITTIEIIKELLVLSVNIPPMYLPSCERSCFSAMKYFNTATMASVMDGGRPLSKSGKNLSIMGESLDCMAEFVGIAQRFFQRLSDSYKDFIPYEPSNYAQLLSLYQSSSDRLYQAHAPPPPV, from the coding sequence GGAAAAGTTTTGAATCTTCAAGGGTTGGTAGAAACAATTATATCTCCTCATTTAGTTTTGATAGAGGTGGACATAGTGGATCTATGGATTATTCACCTTTGGGGAACAATGCGATCTTTGAAGTTGTTATGAATACAAGAAGGAAGAACTGGTTGAGTTATCCCACTACTCTAGATATACCCCCAGTCACCTTAagtaaaaatgaaatagataccaattggaagaaagaTATTGGGAACTAcgttgaaaatattaagaacGAGTAcgaaatatttcaaaatgcTAATAATCTGAGAAATATGAATCGTCTGGAACAATTAAAGAGGATGAAAAGTTATAGTCACACTGGCGATTCTACGACATCCGTTGATGTTCCAGAAAATTCTGATAGTGATGAGAGTTATAGAAATGACAACGatataaaagaaataaatcaaGTGCCGGACTTCTTTTTTGAGAAGCAGTTTCAACTGGATAATCAGCGAACTTTTCATCGTGTTTTAGGGGACATTGATCTTAGATTAACCTCATTAACGACTGATGACCAAAAGAAGAGGGATGAAGCCAATTTGGAACTAAGAGATAAATTGAGTGACTATTTAGATGCCGTCGAGAATCTACTTGTTAcagaaatttcaaaatcttctcACAAATTCTTCCATGCGTTAAGCGAAGTGGATGAAATACAAGAAAGAGCAAGTCATACGGTTTCTGAACTAGATGAATTAGTGAAACTTTTAGAATTCACAGACAAGGAAAAAATACAGAAGAAACTTGATAATATCCAGCTACTtttcaaaaggaaaaatattgaGAAACTAGAGCAAGGTTTATTACAAGTGAAgcttattttgaataagaCAACTGAATGTAGGAAAGTGTACGaggatgaaaaatttaatgaatgtTTAAACATGAtaaaatcaattgattatCTAATCAAGGGTGATGATTCAATGGACTCAACAGTTCAGGAATGGACAAGTAATTGGCCATATAAACTTGTCCATCTTAAAACATTACCGGCGTTATCTGAGACTCGAGAATTTTTAACGAACatgaaaattgaaatcGGGGGCAAATATTCTATACAACTAGCAGATGATTTACTCAGTGACTTGAGAGATTTCTGCAAAAACAAGAATACACAGCAGACCATAGTAAGGTTACAGTGTGGAACATCAGACAAAAGTTCTTTAAAATTCGaagagaaatttcaaaattcaataaagaCCCTAATACATGAACTAAATCGATGTGAAGAGTTGGCTAGTTCTTTTAAACTGTATCaagataaatttattgtaGAACTCAAATCTATTATTAAAAACTATTTGCCACATGAACCGCATCATCTACCCGCTACAGAATCATCTCAAGATTTGGTACAAAACCAAAAACCATCAAGTAGTGGATCTAAACTATCAAGGTTAATTAAGGAACAAACCCCTATGGAATTTCAAGATATGATcatgaatatatttacaCAGACTAGTGAAGCGTTGAGGAGACTTTATGGCCATCAAAAACTTTTACTGGATATATCGTTAAGTGAAATTGCATCAATTGATAGTTCTTCTGAAAATCAGCATAATATGATCACACAACTAGATATCCGTGGTGGTATTAATGAAGCAATTAGAATTATCCAATTAAGAATGGGTAAGATCATCGCTGTTAGAAGAGAAATGACGTCTACTCTAAGAGCAgatcattttttgaaactcTATTCCATTTGTGTGTTATTTATTCAGGAATGTGAAACATTAAGTGGGGAATTTTTAACCAAATATTTAAGTGATGTATTAGCTGCACAACTAAAGAATTATATTTCAGGAGGTGAATCAAGGAACATAAGAACGatacaaaagaaaattgaaattgaaaaatggacACCATTTATAGTCGAATCATCAGTGCAGAGAGATGTTAATGATATTGTATCAAGCATAGATTTAGATCCAATAAATTGGACAGCCGTGCTAGATTTAACCCAGGAAACTGAGactgattttgaagaaaatggagTCGCAACGGATGGGAACCCACCAGGTCACAGGAAATCAGTAGTGGTTGGTGATAAAACATTTGTTGCTAGTGCCTCTCTAATAACTacaattgaaataataaaggAGCTGCTAGTTCTGTCTGTCAATATCCCACCCATGTATCTACCCAGCTGTGAAAGATCATGTTTCAGTGCCATGAAATACTTCAACACTGCCACTATGGCCTCTGTCATGGATGGTGGTCGGCCACTGTCCAAATCAGGTAAGAATCTTTCCATAATGGGGGAATCATTGGATTGTATGGCCGAATTTGTCGGTATAGCCCAAAGATTTTTCCAAAGACTTTCAGATTCATATAAGGACTTTATTCCTTACGAACCCAGCAACTACGCtcaattattatcattatatCAGAGTTCATCGGACAGATTATACCAAGCACATGctccaccaccacctgTATAA